The following are encoded in a window of Streptomyces sp. SAT1 genomic DNA:
- a CDS encoding ABC transporter transmembrane domain-containing protein has protein sequence MQIQDLPYPDPGVPDARSGPRFLWWLGRNQLGGQLRALAWGLLHFCSVSALPFCVGVAVQAVVDRSGTRLALSGGLLVLVCVGNALGDTFLHRAAVTNWITAAARVQQLLARRTAQLGSALTRRVAAGEVVAVSTGDVEKIGWFVEAVSRFTAAAVTVVLVCVALLVYQPALGVVVAVGLPALALAVLPLLPRATRRADVQREKAGRATELASDTVAGLRVLRGIGGEELFLDRYRRASQEVRQAAVHSARMWSLISAVQVLLPGLLLIAVVWYGVHLAREGRITVGELVTVYSSVMVLTYPLRHFEEIAMAYSFSRPSAKRAARVLSLERTAPRSGPRRTEVDAPAPDLPGPADRPAADSSLPSGDLYDPATGLLVPAGVLTAVVCGDPDAAGRLAERLGGHPEEPGPSALLGGVPLDELPLGRARTVVLVQDKDPVLLSGSLRELLDVPASGEVTADAALAAARCGDVLTALAQASSAAEDPMDVRITERGRSLSGGQRQRLALARSLVTDPEVLVLDEPTSAVDSHTEARIAEGLKDLRSGRTTVVLTSSPLLLDHADRVVLVHEGTAAAVGAHRELVRTDPRYRSVVTRETDEERAAGAETPVENGEGALRDALEELEEIEETA, from the coding sequence ATGCAGATTCAAGACCTTCCGTATCCCGACCCGGGTGTGCCGGACGCACGCTCGGGTCCCCGATTCCTGTGGTGGCTGGGGCGCAACCAGCTCGGCGGCCAGCTGAGAGCACTGGCCTGGGGACTGCTGCACTTCTGCTCCGTCTCCGCGCTGCCGTTCTGCGTCGGTGTCGCCGTGCAGGCCGTCGTCGACCGCTCCGGCACCCGGCTGGCCCTCAGCGGCGGCCTCCTGGTCCTGGTCTGCGTGGGCAACGCGCTCGGCGACACCTTCCTGCACCGCGCCGCGGTGACCAACTGGATCACCGCGGCGGCCCGGGTCCAGCAGCTCCTGGCCCGCAGGACCGCCCAGTTGGGCTCGGCGCTGACCCGGCGGGTCGCCGCCGGAGAGGTGGTGGCCGTCTCCACCGGCGACGTCGAGAAGATCGGCTGGTTCGTGGAGGCCGTCTCCCGGTTCACCGCGGCGGCCGTCACCGTCGTGCTGGTCTGCGTCGCCCTCCTGGTCTACCAACCGGCGCTCGGCGTGGTGGTCGCGGTGGGCCTGCCCGCGCTGGCACTCGCCGTGCTGCCGCTGCTGCCGCGCGCCACCCGGCGGGCCGACGTGCAGCGCGAGAAGGCGGGCCGCGCCACCGAGCTGGCCTCCGACACCGTGGCCGGTCTGCGGGTACTGCGCGGCATCGGCGGCGAGGAACTGTTCCTCGACCGCTACCGCCGCGCCTCCCAGGAGGTCCGGCAGGCGGCCGTGCACAGCGCCCGCATGTGGTCGCTGATCTCGGCCGTCCAGGTCCTGCTTCCGGGTCTGCTGCTGATCGCCGTCGTCTGGTACGGCGTGCACCTGGCCCGCGAGGGCCGCATCACCGTGGGCGAACTCGTCACCGTCTACAGCTCCGTCATGGTCCTCACCTACCCCCTGCGCCACTTCGAGGAGATCGCCATGGCGTACTCCTTCTCCCGCCCGTCCGCCAAGCGCGCGGCACGGGTGCTGTCACTGGAACGGACCGCGCCCCGGAGCGGGCCACGGCGGACGGAGGTCGACGCTCCGGCACCGGACCTCCCCGGTCCCGCGGACCGGCCGGCGGCCGACTCGTCCCTTCCCTCCGGGGACCTGTACGACCCGGCGACCGGACTCCTTGTGCCCGCGGGGGTCCTGACCGCCGTGGTGTGCGGGGACCCCGACGCGGCCGGCCGCCTCGCGGAGCGGCTGGGCGGCCACCCCGAGGAACCCGGCCCCTCGGCGCTCCTGGGCGGCGTGCCGCTGGACGAGCTGCCGCTCGGCCGGGCCCGCACGGTCGTCCTGGTGCAGGACAAGGACCCGGTGCTGCTCTCCGGTTCGCTGCGCGAACTGCTCGACGTGCCCGCCTCGGGCGAGGTCACCGCCGACGCGGCGCTCGCGGCGGCCCGGTGCGGTGACGTCCTGACGGCTCTGGCCCAGGCGTCGTCGGCCGCCGAGGACCCGATGGACGTCCGCATCACGGAACGCGGCCGGTCCCTCTCCGGCGGCCAGCGCCAGCGTCTGGCCCTGGCCCGCTCTCTCGTCACCGACCCGGAGGTGCTGGTCCTGGACGAGCCGACCTCCGCCGTCGACTCCCACACGGAGGCCCGGATCGCGGAGGGTCTCAAAGATCTGCGGTCCGGACGCACCACCGTGGTCCTCACCTCCTCACCGCTGCTCCTGGACCATGCCGACCGCGTGGTCCTCGTCCACGAGGGCACGGCCGCCGCCGTCGGCGCCCACCGCGAGCTGGTGCGCACCGACCCCCGGTACCGATCGGTGGTGACCCGCGAGACGGACGAGGAGCGGGCCGCGGGAGCCGAGACGCCCGTGGAGAACGGCGAGGGCGCCCTGCGGGACGCGCTCGAAGAACTGGAAGAGATCGAGGAGACCGCATGA